The Lewinella sp. 4G2 nucleotide sequence TAGAGTTCAATGATCTGCTCTTCGAAACCCAGGGCGAGTTGCCGACTACGTTTGCGCACCGTAACGGGCTCAAAGCGTCCGGCACGGTCGCGCGAGTAGTCGATGTCAACCGCACCGAGCGTGGTCTGCACCTCTTTAGTCAACTGTCCGTTGCGCTTGTTCGTCAAGCCTCGCTGTGCTTCGTCAGCCAGGTGGTCGTCCATCTCAGCGGCCAAGGCGGCTTCGATAAACTGAGCGATGAGGGGCTTAAGTAGCCCATCTTGCCCCGTAAGGGCTTGGCCTTTGATAAGTCCCTGGACAACTTGAGTGCGGTAGGCCTCGAAGTCAAACTCGGAGGCTTTGGTTTTTGATTTAGCTTGTGCCATAATCTGATATAACAAGTTTTGTCAGACACAGTTCCTAGAACACTCTCCGTGCTGCCGCCATTTCACGCTATCGTAACGAGCCATTCGTTACTCGTCAATCACTAATCGTTAATCGTTACTTAAAACAGTCGTTAATCGATTATTCCCCCACGCTCGCCGATCAAATTGCGGGCGCTGCCGCGGGTGCCATGATATTGGGAACATAAAAGATCAAGCTTATGTCTCCCCAGGAAATCAACCACCTCAGTAACGGCTTCTACCCCGAGTACCGACCCTTCGCACTAACGCTTACGCGGGACGAGGACAAGGCGATGGACCTCTTACAGGAAGCCATCTACCTCGTACTAAAGAACCACGAACGCTTTGTATCGGGCACCAATATTCAGGCCTGGATCAAAACGATTATCCGCAACGTCTTCATCACCGGCTACCGGAAGGGTAAGCGTCGGCAGGAGATCGTGACGGAAGAAGTACCCGTTTCCAACTGGAGCAACCGCACCATCGAGGACAACCCCGCACTGGCCGAACTCAGCGCCGAGGACATCATGAACCGGGTCGAAGCCCTGTCTCCCATCTACCGCCGCGCCTTCAAGCTCTACAACAACGGCCTGAAATACCAGGAGATCGCCAACATCACCGGCGTCCCGATCGGCACGGCCAAATCCCGCGTTTGGACCGCCCGCCAACAGTTGCGGGATGGCGTTCGGTAGAGAGCTAAAACGTACGACTAAAGATCCCGGAGGACCACGCAGTAGACGCGCAGCGCATCACCATGATAGGCCGGGATCATATTTGGCCGAAGGCCAAATCGATTCCGGACTTCTAGGTCGTGCAACCCCACCCGCATCCCCTCGTCCCTACCCGTACACTCACTTCAACAATGCCACACCTAGCTACACTTCTACCAACCTCCCTCTGCTTTGCCCTCTTCCTTTTCTCCCCCATACTCTCCGCCCAGGAGGGAAGTGGTTCCATTGAGGGAAAGGTCACCGACGCCGGCCAGGCGGTGGAGTTCACGAACATCCTCCTGCTGGCCGCCGCCGATAGTGCCGTCGTCAAACTGGAACTGACCGACGAAATGGGCACCTTCCGTTTCACCGACGTACCCGCGGCGGATTACCTCATCAAAACCAGCGGCATCGGCTACGGAGAAAAGATGCACCCGGTCTTCACCCTTGCGGACGGGCAGGAACTGCAATTGGCCGATTACGACCTGAAGGGTAGTGGAACTACCTTAGAAACAGTGGAGGTCACCGCCCGCAAACCCTTCCTCGAGCAAAAAGCAGGCATGCTCGTCGTGAATGTCGACCAGAGCATTACCGGACAGGGCGGCTCAGTGATTGATTTGCTGCGTAAGGTCCCGGGCGTTGTCGTGGCGGGTAATCGTATCCAAATGGCGGGCAAGTCCGGCCTAACGATCCTCATCGACGGGCGGCCGACGCGCTACATGGACATCCAGAGTTTGCTGCGGGATATGCCGGCGGACAACATCAAATCCATCGAGGTAATCAGCCAACCCGGCGCGCAGTACGATGCGGAGGGGAATGGTGGCGTCATCAACATCGTCCTCAAGAAAAATAGCCTGCTTGGTACGAACGGGCAGGTGTACGTCGGTGGCGGCTACGGCGAATTACCCAAGGCCAGAGCGGGCGCCTCCCTCAGCCACCGCGTCGGGAAGTGGAACCTCACCGGTGGGGCCACCTACAACCATAACACCTGGGTGGAAGGGCTGGACCTCATCCGCCGCTTCGACGCCCAAACATTTGACCAGACCAGCCGCACGGAGGCGACGCCCCACAGCTACTCCCTCCGCTCCGGGGTGGATTACGACATTACCGACCGGCAGCGCATCGGCGTCAACGCCCGCTACGCCTGGGGAGAAAGCGACCGCTTCGGCCGCAACCTCACCCGGGTACTGGACCCCTCCGACGGGAACGTCCTGCAAGAGTTCACGACCAATCGCGACGTCGAGCGTCCCTGGATGAGCCTCAATACGGACGTGTTTTACAAGTACCAATTGGACACCTCCGGCCAGGAAATCAACCTCGACCTCAGCTACAACCGCTTTACCCGCGACGGATTGGAAGAACTAAAAACGGTCGGCGACGGCGGCTTCCCCGATCGCATCAACCAAGAGCCAAGCGAAGCCGATATTCTCAGCGCACAGATCGACTACAAAAAGCCGCTGAATAAAGAATTCGTCCTGCGGGCCGGCGCCAAGGCCAGCCGTGCGGAATTGGACAACGAACTGCGTGCCCTCGTCGAAAGCGGAGAAGAAATGATCATCGACGCCGGATTGAGTAATCGATTCCTGTACGATGAAGACATCCGTGCCGTCTACTCAAGCATCACCTGGGAGAAGGGCGATTTTGGGGCCAACCTCGGTCTCCGTTACGAAGCGACCAGTATGGATGGGTTCAACGTGACGACGGACAGTTTCAACCGTAGGGATTTTAGCCAACTGTTCCCCAGCCTCAGTTTCAATGCACCCCTCACTGGGCCGCTCGGGGTTTCCCTGGCTTACAGCTACCGGATTGAACGACCAAGCTACTATGACCTGAACCCCTTCATTTCTTTCCTGGATCCACTGACCTTCCAGAAGGGAAACCCCTTCCTACAACCTGAATTGGTCCACTCCGGGCAATTCAGCCTGACCTACGAGAAGCAACCTTTTTTCAACCTGAGTTACGATTACACCAGCGACGTCATCGCCGACGTGACCGAACAGCTCACCATGGCCGAGGGGCAGTTTGAGGCGGGGACGGCCTTCCAGAATACCATCAACCTGGACCGGTACATTCGCTACGGGGGCAGCCTTTTCGCACCGCTTGACTTTATCGGCAAGGGGATTTCCGGCTACGCGGGGTTCATGTTGTACTACAACGACTACTCCTCTCAGTTCCTGGGTGACCAATTAGATCAGGACCAGTGGAGCCTAACGGGCTTCTTTCAGATCAACGCCAAACTTCCGTACGAATGGAAGGGCGAAGTCTCCGGCTGGTACCAGGGTAAGGGGATTGAAGGCATTATTCGTTCCAACCCGCTCTATGGTGTTTCCGCCGGCGTGGAACGCGACTTCTTTGATGACCGGATGAACCTCGTCCTCTCGGCCGACGGCATTGTCCAGGAGTTTTTCTCCGGCACCATCCGTTTCCAAGAGCAAAATCTGGACATTCTTTCGACTTGGGAAGCCCCCGTTTTCTCCGCCAAGTTGACCTATAAATTCGGCAACCGCTTCCTCAAAAAGGGAGAGCGTCGGAAGAGTGCTGCGCAGGAAGAGCGGGGTCGGTTGAATTAGGCTTCCGCCTTTTCGCTCCTGGTAAGTGGATATTCTTGCACCAAAGTCGCTACGGGGATTTGAAGAAATTTGTGTAGCTCTCGTACCATGGCAAGCGTAAGTTTTTTCTTGCCATTTAAGACTTCAGATACTCGACTTTTAGTTCCAATTATTCCTACTAAATCCTGCTGCTTCAGATTCTTGTCCGCCAATCGAATCTTAATCGCATCAATCGGGTGGGGTAACTCAATTTGATGGTGATCGTTTTCGTAAGCTTCAATCAGTAGCCCGAGAATTTGTGCTTCATCTCGTTCGGGCGTGCCAGCTTTTGCTTGGAAAATATTTCGTAAGCGACTAAGAGCTGCCTCGTAATCGGTTTTGTTATTAATCGGTCTTACTAATACTTTATCAGAGATCATCGATTATTATTTTGTCGTATTCTTTGTGCGTGCCGATAAACAGAACGAAGACGCTCGAGTATTCATAGTTGACTTCAACAATCAAACGAAATTGATTTCCTTTTATGTTGAATACAATACGTCTTCCGCCAGTAATGCTAGCAGTCGCGTAGGTTTCTTTTACATCAAAGGGGGATTCCCAGTCGGCATGTTTTACGGTATCGTGCCATACCTTCAATACGCTCTCAGTTTCTGGATACTGTTCCCAAAACGTTCTTAAAGTACTCTTAGAAAAAATTCGCATTTGCGTCAGTTGATTCACCTTCCCAGGTGGTCTCTGTAAAGGTAAGGGAAGTTCTCTAAACGAGAACTCTACTCACTAATCACCCCCCTAACACTCCCCACCTCCAACAAGCGCCGTTTCGCCTCCGCGTAGTCGATCCCAAGGGCATCGACGATCATTTTGGCGCCGCGATCCACGAGTTTGGCGTTGCTGAGTTGCATATCGACCATGCGGTTGTCTTTGACGCGGCCGAGGCGGATCATTGTGGCGGTCGTGATCATATTGAGGATCAGTTTTTGGGCGGTGCCGGACTTCATCCGGGTAGAGCCCGTTACAAACTCCGGGCCGACGACGGCTACGATGGGATGGTCCGCGTGTTCCGTGACCGGGGCGCCCGGGTTACAGGTGACACAAGCCGTAAGGATGTTTCGACGGCGAGCTTCGCGGAGGCCGCCAATTACGTAGGGAGTCGTTCCCGACGCGGCGATGCCAATCAGTACGTCCTTATCGTCAATGCTGTGCGCTTCGAGGTCGCGCCAGCCCTGACCTTCGGCGTCTTCGGCCGATTCTACGGGGTGGCGCAGGGCGTGGTCGCCGCCGGCAATCAAACCTACCACCATGCCCGGGGGGACGCCGAAAGTGGGTGGGCATTCACTGGCGTCCAGCACACCCAGGCGGCCACTGGTGCCGGCACCGATGTAGAAGATACGCCCGCCGGCTCGGAGGCGGGGGACGATCCCTTCCACTAATTCCGTAATGACGGGAATGCACAGCTCCACGGCCAAGGCAACCTTTTGGTCTTCCTGATTGATGCGGGTGAGGAGGTCTTCCGTCGTCCGGTTTTCCAGGTCCCGGTGGAGGCCCGGTTGTTCGGTAATCTTTTCCATTCCGCAAGGTAAACCGCGGCGGGACAAGTCAAGCTGGCTTTACTGGCGGACGATCCTCCGTGTAGCCGTTCCGTCCGGACCGGAAAGGCGGACGAAATAGACGCCGGGGGCAGCTCCCTCCCCATTCCACCGCACCTGCGGCAGCGCCCTGATCCCGCTGCGCTGGTAGATCCGTTTACCCGAAACATCGAAGATTTCCAGATCGCTTACGGAACCCGTCGGCCAGCCGGAAATGACGACCGGGCCTTTGCTGGGGTTTGGGCTGACGTTGAAATCAAAAGCCTGGAGATCAGGTGCGCGGGCGGAGACCAGCCCTTCGGAAGTCAGATTACTGACGAAGAATTCGAGACCGCCGCGTTCGTTACCTACAACGGCTTCCAGCAGGCCGTCGCCGTCGAAATCCCCTAAAGTTGGGTCACTGAAGCTGCCAAACTGTAAGTCACTGATGGCCTTCGTCAGGAGCGTAAATTCTTCATCCAGGGGAGTGCCGGGGGCGAACTCGTAGGCTTCCAGGGTGCCGGAACGATTGCCGGTGATAAGTAGCGTCTTATTGGGACTTTGAATGACGTGCGGGGTCGGGTGGCCGGAGCTTACGCCGGGCGCGTTCGTATTGATCTTGCCAAGTTGGAGGATGTTGGGCGCCTCCCGATCGCTGGCCACGAAGGCGGGCTCGGTGGCCGTGCCGGTATTTTTGAAAAAGCGAATGCGGCCATCGGCACCGCCGGCGATGATGTCGTTCAGACCATCCCGGTCCAGGTCCACTATGAAGGGTTTGGAGCGCTGGTTAGCATCCATTCCGAACCACTCAAACACGGGGCGGGCGAAAACGGCGGTAGCTCCGGGGCCGGCCGTATTCTCTAGGAACATGAACTTGCCGTTACGGACGCCGATCACAGCATCCTGATCGCCGTCTCCATCCAAATCGCCGAAACTGGGCGCAAAAGCCCAGGTACCATTGAAAAACTCACTTAGGCCGAGGTAGTCTTCATCAATCAGTTCGAATCGCAGGTCCTCATCTACCGTCACGTTACGAAAGAGGCGCAACCGGCTGTCAAAAAAGTTGGTGCCAGTGTATTCATCGTTGTTGCCTACCACCAGGTCTAGCCGCCCGTCACCATCGTAGTCGAAGGTGGTCACGTTTGCCATCGTACCCACGTCGATCGCCTGATCGATCAGGAATTGCGAGGTCTTAAACTCAAAATTAGGGCTGGCGTCGGAGCCGGTATTTTCGTACCACCAGGCGACTTCCACGTCTCCGGCATTGAGCGCATTGGTGGGTGCGCCGAGGATGTCATTGTCGCCATCGTCATCCACGTCCAGATGAAAAGCGGCGGGGAAGGAGGGGATTTGGGCCACTACGCCCCCGGTTTGCCATTCGGCGTCCTGGCTACCGATCCAGGCCTGGTCCTGGCTGCCTTCGTTAATGCCCAGCGTCAGTTGGGAGTAGGAAATATCGCCGAGCATGACATCCATCAAGCCGTCACCATTATAATCCAAATTGAGGACCGTAGAGCCGGAATGGCGGCTTACGCCCCCTCCCCGAAGGCCTTCCTGAAAGCATTCGCCGGGGCCGGAGGATAGATCGAGGCTGGTGGAAAGTCCGTTCTCAAAAAAGCCACCCCAGCAGCGGTCCTGGAGTTCGTACACCAGGGTATCGGCGCCGAGGCCGCGCTCCACGCCCACGTTTTTAAAGAAGTCGAGGTAGCCGCCAAGGACGTTGAAGGTGAGAATATCCAGGTCGCCGTCCGCGTCGGCGTCGACGATGGAGGGGTAGTCGATGGCGGAGACGAAGATGCTCAGGCGCTGGTTTTCGAATTCAAAATAGAGGGCGGGATCGGGGTCACCGAAATCTACCAGATCGAAGGCCAGCAGCCCGTCCGGTTGTCGGCGGCCGCGCAATACCTGAATGCCGGTGACGTCGGGAGCGAAGGTGAATAGGTCGGGGACACCGTCGAGGTTGTAGTCCCGCACGGCCATCCAGTCGCTGACCGTCGGGAAGTGCTCGAGTAGCTCGGGGGCGGGTTCGAATTTATTACCGGCTAGCCGGCGGACGGCGACGAACACTTGCCCGGCGCGGTCGTAAAGCAGCAGGTCTTCGAGCCCGTCATCATCCAGATCGGCAGCTTGAAACTGGGCGGCGTTAAGGCCACCGAGCCAGGCGAGGTCCATTACTTCTCCATTCTGCTCAACGATGGGGAAGACGCGCTCCAATTCAATGGCCTGGGCGCTGGCGCGGGTGCCAAGATCGAAGGGCAAGAAAACCGGACCGATCCAGGCGACGGACAACACCAGAAACAGGAGGAATGGAAACGAGCGGAGGATTAGCATTGGCAAAGCGGTGAACCCTTGATTGATGGCGGAGCGGTGTATCTTACCGCGGACCAAGATTACGCTATGCCCACCCCAAAGTTTACGCTCCCCGCCCTATTAGTTGGTCTGTTACTCGCCATTTGCCCCCTTTCCGCCCAGGACACCGACGCCAGCGAATGGCTCCACGAACTGTCGTTTGGTACGGAAGGCCTCTACTTCCCCGCCAATGCGGAGGGCGTAACCATCAACGGAGACGCCATCGAGCTACGGAGTTTGGCGGATGGTAAAAAGGTCACCATCATCAAGCCGGGTTTGCAATTGGTTCGCTCCGGGGAAGGCCTTGCGCTGTACCACCTGAGTGATGAGCTGGGGACGGACCCAAATCGTTTGCGGCGGATTCCCCTTTGGCTATCCATCCTGCCGCCGTTGGTGGCCATTGGGTTGGCGCTGATCTTTAAGGAGGTGATCATCAGCCTCTTCGCCGGGGTCTGGGTGGGGGCCTTCATCGCGGGCGGACTCAGGTTTGAGGGATTCCTCGGTATCATCAAGTCCTTACTCGAAGCCGTGGAAACCTACGTGATCCGAGCCCTGAACGACGGTGGGCACCTTTCCATCATCGTTTTCTCCTTGCTGATTGGTGGCATGGTCGCCATCATCTCCCGCAACGGGGGGATGGCCGGCGTAGTGAAGCGGCTGACGAAGTATGCGACGACGCCCAAAAGCGCGCAGTTCATCACCTGGGTACTGGGTGTGGGGATCTTTTTTGACGACTACGCCAATACCCTCATCGTGGGCAATACGATGCGGTCGGTGACGGATAAGTTCCGTATCAGCCGGGAGAAGTTGGCCTACGTGGTCGATTCTACGGCGGCGCCGGTAGCCTCGATTGCCTTCATTACCACTTGGATCGGAGCCGAACTCGGCTACATTGGGGATGGCATCAAGAATGTGGAGGCGCTGGCGGACCAGACGCCTTACGCCATCTTCATCGAGAGCCTTAAGTACAGTTTCTACCCGGTGCTGACGTTGGCCTTCATTTTGATGCTCATCCTCAACAAAAAGGACTACGGCCCCATGCTGAAGGCCGAACGCCGCGCCCGGGATACTGGCGCCGTAAAGGCAACTAATGCCGACAAGGCCGTCGTCGAAGAGCAAGAGGACCTGAGCCCGTTGGAGGGTGCACCGCTAAGAGCGCGCAACGCCATTATCCCCGTCGTGACGGTAATCATCATGACCATCCTCGGTCTGCTGACGACCGGTTTCGCCTCGGCCTACGGTGACCTGGCTACCCCTCCGGCTTCGGACGGTTGGGGAGCCATCTGGAACGCCATGGAAGGCGGCTTCTTCACCAAACTGGGAGAGATCGTCGGGGCGGCGGATTCCTACGTAGCGCTGTTGTGGGCTAGTATCTCTGGCGTTGTGGTCGCCATTATCCTGAGCGTTGGCCAACGGATCATGAACGTGGGGCAATCGATGGGGACGATGACCTCCGGCTTCAAAGCCATGTTCTCCGCGGTGATGATTCTGACCCTGGCGTGGGCCCTGGCCATCACGACGGAAGAGTTGCATACGGCTGATTTCCTGGTGGAACTGCTAGGGTCAAGCGTCAACCCTTACCTGTTGCCTCCGATCATTTTTGTCCTGGCCGCTCTGGTAAGTTTTTCTACCGGCTCAAGTTGGTCGACAATGGCTATTCTGTACCCCATTGCTATTCCCTTGACCTGGGCGGTGGCCAGCCAGTCGGGTTGGGACCTCGCTTCCTCCAATGGGTTGATTTACAACGTCATCTCCATCGTCCTGGCGGCGAGCGTGCTGGGCGACCACTGTTCACCGATCTCCGATACAACGATCCTCTCCAGCCTCGCTTCGGACTGTAACCACATCGACCACGTTCGTACCCAGATGCCCTACGCCCTGACGGTGGGGGCGGTCGCCATCACCTGCGGAACTTTGTCCTCAGCGCTGGGCGGCGGCTGGCTCGTCTGCGGCCTGTTGATGCTGGCGGGGTTGGGTGTGCTTTACGGGGTGGTGATGGGGTTGGGGGAGGTGGTGGAATGATTCTCGAATCTCGATACTCGATTAGCGAGGACTGATTGGCTGCCGCTAAAATCTGCTCACTGCGTTCGTGGGATATGTGATATTTGATAGGTGATATTTGAGGACTGATTTTGCTGCCGCATGGCTATGCTCACTTCGTTCGTAACGAATCCCCATTAAAATTTAGTCGGATTTATGGGGCTAGATATAAGTAGGATTTTAAATTTCGCAACTCGCAACTCGCAACTCGCAACTCGCAACTCGCAACTCGCAACTCGCAACTCGCAACTCGCAACTCGCAACTCGCAACTCGCAACTCGCAACTCGCAACTCGCAACTCGCAACTCGCAACTCGCAACTCGCAACTCGCAACTCGCAACTCAACCCCGGCACCCGCGGCAGCGCCCTCCGTCCACGTAAAGCGTAGATTGATCTAAAGCACCTTGGGGGGCGAGGCGGCCCGGCGTACATTTGTACACAACGAAAAATTGATATGTCTAAACTCGCAAACGCATTTGATACGATGGCACAGGATGACGAACGCTTCGCTAATGTCTTGATGAAAGCCCTGGAGGATAAGAACCTCGAAGGATTTGATTATTTGGAATTCAAGCAATCCGTCGCCAAGTTGCAGGAGATCGGGATGGATCACGATACGGCCCTCCGTTCCGCGTTCGCGACCGGGAGCACCGTTGGGCTGACGCTGGAAAAACTGGTCAAGACCGCCCGCTACTACACGGATGTGTTGCAGGATGAGAAGTCCAAGTTCATGAACTCAATGGAGAAACACCTGATGAGTAACGTGGAGGGTAAAGCCAAGCAGACTGGTGAACTGAAAAAGAAGATCGCCAACTACGAAGCGAAGATTGAGCAGCTGCGTGCGGAGGTAGAAAAGGCCAAAGCGAAGATTGCAGAATCCACCAATCTGATCAACACCGCCAAAGAAAAGGCCGCCACCAACCAGAAAGGATTTGACGATGCGCTGGAAGTCATCACCTCCGTCATCAAGCAGGACGTTGCGGATATCACGCGCGTTTTGGGGTAAAGGCAATTGTGTCCGCCAGCTTCAGCAACCGGCTGGTAGTTGGTGTCGTTCTCAAGTGGAAGGGCTACTATGGTAGTCTCTTTCACAATTAGTATTGTAAAAGTCTACCGCCTCCCTGATGGCAGAATTTCCCAACGAAGCGCTGAGTAAAAAATCTTTCTGGAAACGCCCGGAAGGTATCACCGGTCTGCTGTTCCTTATCGCCGTGCTGGCGGGAGGGGCATTTCTGGTGAGCAGTTTCTGGGGCCTGATCCTGCCCTTTATCACGACGACGATCGGCCTCGTGGTTTCCCTGGCCGTGCTGGCCAGCATCCTTTTTGCGGTGATTGACCCACGGACGCGCGCCCTCATTTCCTACATGTACAAGAGCGCCATGCGCTCCGTAACGGGCGTCTTCGTGAATATCGACCCCATTGGTATTCTGAAATCCTACGTGGAGGAACTGGAGGGCAACCTTCAGGAAATGCGCAAGCAGATCGGTAAGCTCCGTGGCCAGGTCCGCCACCTCTCCACCTTGATGGATACCAATAACTCGGAGATCCAGAAGCAATTGAAGCTGGCCCAATTGGCGCAAAAGACCAACAAGAAACAGCAGATGATCCTCTCCAGCCGGCGGGCGGCGCGGCTCAAGGAATCCAACGAAAAGTACCAGGTCCTCCTCACGAAAATGGAGGTCCTCAATCGCGTCCTCAACCGGATGCACGATAACTCCGAGATCCTGCTGGAAGACACCCGTGACCAGGTGGACCTCAAGATTCAGGAGCGCAAAGCCATCCGGGCTAGCCACGGGGCCATGTCCTCCGCCATGTCCGTCATTAATGGCAATCCCGACCAACGTGCCATGTTCGACGCCGCCCTGGAGCACATTGCCGATGATGTGGCCAACAAGGTGGGGGAGATGGAAAGAATGATGGAGCTCAGTTCCGACTTCATGTCCTCCGTAGACCTCCAAAATGGCGTCTTCGCCGATGAGGGCCTCCGCATGCTCGAAGAATGGGAGAAAAAGAGCGACCTCATGCTCGCCGGTGGCCACCTCGACGTGGAAACGCCGGCTGCCCTAAAACCGGGCACCACCCAAACCTCGGGCTCCTTGGACCTCGACTCCATCCCGCGGCGGGAGAAGGATGCGCAGCCGCGGTCGGGGAAGGCTGGGGGATATGATCAATTTTTTGAGTAGGAGGAGTATTGGAGCTGCGACCTCTGGTCGCGGTTATCTCTTTTATGAATAACTCGGTATTTTGTTTCGCAGGAGTCGGGGAGTAAGGGGAGGCCTGCGGCGCACGGGCTTCGGAGCCGTGACCTCTGGTCGCGGTATTTCAAGGGTTAATTAGGATTGTCATAAACCCGACCAGAGGTCGGGTCTCCATTGAAGCCGTAGGCTACAACCCCCCCAAAACCTTCAACCCCCGATTCCGAAATCCCGGGCTAGCCGTCCCCTCCTCCAATTCCACCTGGATCAACCCGCGGAGTTCGTCCTTCAATTCCG carries:
- a CDS encoding Na+/H+ antiporter NhaC family protein — protein: MPTPKFTLPALLVGLLLAICPLSAQDTDASEWLHELSFGTEGLYFPANAEGVTINGDAIELRSLADGKKVTIIKPGLQLVRSGEGLALYHLSDELGTDPNRLRRIPLWLSILPPLVAIGLALIFKEVIISLFAGVWVGAFIAGGLRFEGFLGIIKSLLEAVETYVIRALNDGGHLSIIVFSLLIGGMVAIISRNGGMAGVVKRLTKYATTPKSAQFITWVLGVGIFFDDYANTLIVGNTMRSVTDKFRISREKLAYVVDSTAAPVASIAFITTWIGAELGYIGDGIKNVEALADQTPYAIFIESLKYSFYPVLTLAFILMLILNKKDYGPMLKAERRARDTGAVKATNADKAVVEEQEDLSPLEGAPLRARNAIIPVVTVIIMTILGLLTTGFASAYGDLATPPASDGWGAIWNAMEGGFFTKLGEIVGAADSYVALLWASISGVVVAIILSVGQRIMNVGQSMGTMTSGFKAMFSAVMILTLAWALAITTEELHTADFLVELLGSSVNPYLLPPIIFVLAALVSFSTGSSWSTMAILYPIAIPLTWAVASQSGWDLASSNGLIYNVISIVLAASVLGDHCSPISDTTILSSLASDCNHIDHVRTQMPYALTVGAVAITCGTLSSALGGGWLVCGLLMLAGLGVLYGVVMGLGEVVE
- a CDS encoding PspA/IM30 family protein, with protein sequence MAEFPNEALSKKSFWKRPEGITGLLFLIAVLAGGAFLVSSFWGLILPFITTTIGLVVSLAVLASILFAVIDPRTRALISYMYKSAMRSVTGVFVNIDPIGILKSYVEELEGNLQEMRKQIGKLRGQVRHLSTLMDTNNSEIQKQLKLAQLAQKTNKKQQMILSSRRAARLKESNEKYQVLLTKMEVLNRVLNRMHDNSEILLEDTRDQVDLKIQERKAIRASHGAMSSAMSVINGNPDQRAMFDAALEHIADDVANKVGEMERMMELSSDFMSSVDLQNGVFADEGLRMLEEWEKKSDLMLAGGHLDVETPAALKPGTTQTSGSLDLDSIPRREKDAQPRSGKAGGYDQFFE
- a CDS encoding type II toxin-antitoxin system HigB family toxin, with the translated sequence MRIFSKSTLRTFWEQYPETESVLKVWHDTVKHADWESPFDVKETYATASITGGRRIVFNIKGNQFRLIVEVNYEYSSVFVLFIGTHKEYDKIIIDDL
- a CDS encoding type II toxin-antitoxin system HigA family antitoxin encodes the protein MISDKVLVRPINNKTDYEAALSRLRNIFQAKAGTPERDEAQILGLLIEAYENDHHQIELPHPIDAIKIRLADKNLKQQDLVGIIGTKSRVSEVLNGKKKLTLAMVRELHKFLQIPVATLVQEYPLTRSEKAEA
- the murQ gene encoding N-acetylmuramic acid 6-phosphate etherase → MEKITEQPGLHRDLENRTTEDLLTRINQEDQKVALAVELCIPVITELVEGIVPRLRAGGRIFYIGAGTSGRLGVLDASECPPTFGVPPGMVVGLIAGGDHALRHPVESAEDAEGQGWRDLEAHSIDDKDVLIGIAASGTTPYVIGGLREARRRNILTACVTCNPGAPVTEHADHPIVAVVGPEFVTGSTRMKSGTAQKLILNMITTATMIRLGRVKDNRMVDMQLSNAKLVDRGAKMIVDALGIDYAEAKRRLLEVGSVRGVISE
- a CDS encoding RNA polymerase sigma factor, whose product is MSPQEINHLSNGFYPEYRPFALTLTRDEDKAMDLLQEAIYLVLKNHERFVSGTNIQAWIKTIIRNVFITGYRKGKRRQEIVTEEVPVSNWSNRTIEDNPALAELSAEDIMNRVEALSPIYRRAFKLYNNGLKYQEIANITGVPIGTAKSRVWTARQQLRDGVR
- a CDS encoding T9SS type A sorting domain-containing protein; protein product: MLILRSFPFLLFLVLSVAWIGPVFLPFDLGTRASAQAIELERVFPIVEQNGEVMDLAWLGGLNAAQFQAADLDDDGLEDLLLYDRAGQVFVAVRRLAGNKFEPAPELLEHFPTVSDWMAVRDYNLDGVPDLFTFAPDVTGIQVLRGRRQPDGLLAFDLVDFGDPDPALYFEFENQRLSIFVSAIDYPSIVDADADGDLDILTFNVLGGYLDFFKNVGVERGLGADTLVYELQDRCWGGFFENGLSTSLDLSSGPGECFQEGLRGGGVSRHSGSTVLNLDYNGDGLMDVMLGDISYSQLTLGINEGSQDQAWIGSQDAEWQTGGVVAQIPSFPAAFHLDVDDDGDNDILGAPTNALNAGDVEVAWWYENTGSDASPNFEFKTSQFLIDQAIDVGTMANVTTFDYDGDGRLDLVVGNNDEYTGTNFFDSRLRLFRNVTVDEDLRFELIDEDYLGLSEFFNGTWAFAPSFGDLDGDGDQDAVIGVRNGKFMFLENTAGPGATAVFARPVFEWFGMDANQRSKPFIVDLDRDGLNDIIAGGADGRIRFFKNTGTATEPAFVASDREAPNILQLGKINTNAPGVSSGHPTPHVIQSPNKTLLITGNRSGTLEAYEFAPGTPLDEEFTLLTKAISDLQFGSFSDPTLGDFDGDGLLEAVVGNERGGLEFFVSNLTSEGLVSARAPDLQAFDFNVSPNPSKGPVVISGWPTGSVSDLEIFDVSGKRIYQRSGIRALPQVRWNGEGAAPGVYFVRLSGPDGTATRRIVRQ
- a CDS encoding outer membrane beta-barrel protein → MPHLATLLPTSLCFALFLFSPILSAQEGSGSIEGKVTDAGQAVEFTNILLLAAADSAVVKLELTDEMGTFRFTDVPAADYLIKTSGIGYGEKMHPVFTLADGQELQLADYDLKGSGTTLETVEVTARKPFLEQKAGMLVVNVDQSITGQGGSVIDLLRKVPGVVVAGNRIQMAGKSGLTILIDGRPTRYMDIQSLLRDMPADNIKSIEVISQPGAQYDAEGNGGVINIVLKKNSLLGTNGQVYVGGGYGELPKARAGASLSHRVGKWNLTGGATYNHNTWVEGLDLIRRFDAQTFDQTSRTEATPHSYSLRSGVDYDITDRQRIGVNARYAWGESDRFGRNLTRVLDPSDGNVLQEFTTNRDVERPWMSLNTDVFYKYQLDTSGQEINLDLSYNRFTRDGLEELKTVGDGGFPDRINQEPSEADILSAQIDYKKPLNKEFVLRAGAKASRAELDNELRALVESGEEMIIDAGLSNRFLYDEDIRAVYSSITWEKGDFGANLGLRYEATSMDGFNVTTDSFNRRDFSQLFPSLSFNAPLTGPLGVSLAYSYRIERPSYYDLNPFISFLDPLTFQKGNPFLQPELVHSGQFSLTYEKQPFFNLSYDYTSDVIADVTEQLTMAEGQFEAGTAFQNTINLDRYIRYGGSLFAPLDFIGKGISGYAGFMLYYNDYSSQFLGDQLDQDQWSLTGFFQINAKLPYEWKGEVSGWYQGKGIEGIIRSNPLYGVSAGVERDFFDDRMNLVLSADGIVQEFFSGTIRFQEQNLDILSTWEAPVFSAKLTYKFGNRFLKKGERRKSAAQEERGRLN